The Anopheles merus strain MAF chromosome 2L, AmerM5.1, whole genome shotgun sequence genome has a segment encoding these proteins:
- the LOC121591930 gene encoding ribosomal protein S6 kinase beta-2 isoform X1 produces MAGVFDLELHEEEDLRDSDDDIIDIEDVDLEPELHINTNLETEGSETIPLSEDIINPGRIKLGPQDFELKKVLGKGGYGKVFQVRKTTGADANSYFAMKVLKKASIVRNQKDTAHTRAERNILEAVRHPFIVELVYAFQTGGKLYLILEYLSGGELFMHLEREGIFLEDTACFYLCEIILALEHLHNLGIIYRDLKPENVLLDAKGHVKLTDFGLCKEHIQEGIVTHTFCGTIEYMAPEILTRSGHGKAVDWWSLGALMFDMLTGMPPFCADNRKKTVDAILKDKLNIPGYLTPDSRDLIRRLMKRQVSQRLGSGPTDGQAVRAHPFFKNVNWDDVVKRRLDPPIKPVLASEDDVSQFDTKFTKEIPVDSPDETTLSESVNLIFQGFTYVAPSVLEDMQSRITMPRSPRRMHRHNLHQHHQHNHHHGSAHHHHHGAGSSRMMGSAGGTGAAPMENGSGSSGTWKMAPHQNMHNHHPHVHRGGGQMVPPNQQQQQQQALGGQPSSAQQPHNQTQPAGGAAGVSGGPPGSRPFNAASISRRTPPHLQPFAPRPSPQDEMMDVYPEMSIS; encoded by the exons GTCGATCTGGAACCCGAACTTCACATCAACACAAATCTAGA AACCGAAGGATCTGAAACGATACCACTGTCGGAAGACATTATAAACCCGGGACGAATCAAGCTAGGGCCGCAGGATTTTGAGCTAAAGAAAGTATTAGGCAAAGGCGGATACGGTAAAGTCTTCCAA GTCAGAAAAACCACTGGTGCTGATGCAAACTCGTACTTCGCGATGAAGGTGTTAAAGAAGGCGTCGATAGTTAGAAATCAAAAAGACACAGCCCACACACGCGCCGAGCGAAACATATTAGAGGCGGTTAGG CATCCCTTTATCGTAGAGCTAGTGTACGCCTTCCAGACCGGTGGCAAGTTGTATTTAATTCTAGAATACTTGAGCGGCGGCGAGCTGTTCATGCATTTAGAGCGCGAGGGAATATTTTTGGAGGACACTGCATG CTTTTACCTATGCGAAATCATTCTCGCCCTGGAGCATCTGCACAATCTGGGCATCATCTATCGGGATCTGAAGCCGGAAAATGTGCTGCTGGATGCGAAGGGCCACGTGAAGCTGACCGACTTTGGCCTGTGCAAGGAACACATCCAGGAGGGCATTGTAACGCACACGTTCTGCGGTACGATCGAGTACAT GGCACCGGAAATTCTAACGCGCAGCGGACACGGCAAAGCGGTCGATTGGTGGTCGCTCGGTGCCCTCATGTTCGACATGTTGACGGGAATG CCCCCGTTCTGTGCGGACAATCGAAAGAAGACGGTCGACGCTATACTGAAGGATAAGCTGAACATCCCGGGCTACCTGACGCCGGACTCGCGCGATCTCATCCGCCGGCTGATGAAGCGGCAAGTGTCGCAGCGCCTCGGCAGCGGGCCGACCGATGGGCAGGCGGTGCGGGCACATCCCTTCTTCAAGAACGTCAACTGGGACGATGTGGTCAAGAGAAGGCTAGATCCACCGATCAAACCAGTGCTT GCCAGTGAGGATGATGTGTCGCAGTTTGATACCAAGTTTACGAAAGAGATTCCGGTGGATTCGCCCGATGAAACAACGCTGAGTGAGAGTGTCAATCTAATCTTCCAG ggTTTCACGTACGTCGCCCCATCCGTGCTGGAGGACATGCAGTCGCGCATCACGATGCCCCGGTCGCCCCGTCGCATGCACCGCCACAACCTGcaccagcaccatcagcacAATCACCATCACGGCAgtgcgcaccaccaccaccacggtgCCGGCAGCAGTCGAATGATGGGCTCGGCCGGAGGGACAGGAGCAGCGCCGATGGAGAATGGCAGTGGGAGCAGTGGCACCTGGAAGATGGCCCCGCATCAAAACATGCACAACCATCATCCGCACGTGCATCGGGGAGGAGGTCAAATGGTGCCAccgaaccagcagcagcagcagcagcaagcgctCGGTGGCCAGCCGTCGTCCGCCCAGCAACCTCACAATCAGACGCAACCGGCTGGTGGAGCGGCCGGTGTTAGCGGTGGTCCGCCCGGTAGCCGCCCGTTCAATGCGGCCTCCATCTCGCGACGAACGCCGCCCCATCTGCAACCGTTCGCGCCGCGCCCCTCGCCACAGGACGAAATGATGGATGTGTATCCGGAAATGTCCATCTCTTA G
- the LOC121591930 gene encoding ribosomal protein S6 kinase beta-2 isoform X2, translating to MAGVFDLELHEEEDLRDSDDDIIDIEDVDLEPELHINTNLETEGSETIPLSEDIINPGRIKLGPQDFELKKVLGKGGYGKVFQVRKTTGADANSYFAMKVLKKASIVRNQKDTAHTRAERNILEAVRHPFIVELVYAFQTGGKLYLILEYLSGGELFMHLEREGIFLEDTACFYLCEIILALEHLHNLGIIYRDLKPENVLLDAKGHVKLTDFGLCKEHIQEGIVTHTFCGTIEYMAPEILTRSGHGKAVDWWSLGALMFDMLTGMPPFCADNRKKTVDAILKDKLNIPGYLTPDSRDLIRRLMKRQVSQRLGSGPTDGQAVRAHPFFKNVNWDDVVKRRLDPPIKPVLASEDDVSQFDTKFTKEIPVDSPDETTLSESVNLIFQGFTYVAPSVLEDMQSRITMPRSPRRMHRHNLHQHHQHNHHHGSAHHHHHGAGSSRMMGSAGGTGAAPMENGSGSSGTWKMAPHQNMHNHHPHVHRGGGQMVPPNQQQQQQQALGGQPSSAQQPHNQTQPAGGAAGVSGGPPGSRPFNAASISRRTPPHLQPFAPRPSPQDEMMDVYPEMSIS from the exons GTCGATCTGGAACCCGAACTTCACATCAACACAAATCTAGA AACCGAAGGATCTGAAACGATACCACTGTCGGAAGACATTATAAACCCGGGACGAATCAAGCTAGGGCCGCAGGATTTTGAGCTAAAGAAAGTATTAGGCAAAGGCGGATACGGTAAAGTCTTCCAA GTCAGAAAAACCACTGGTGCTGATGCAAACTCGTACTTCGCGATGAAGGTGTTAAAGAAGGCGTCGATAGTTAGAAATCAAAAAGACACAGCCCACACACGCGCCGAGCGAAACATATTAGAGGCGGTTAGG CATCCCTTTATCGTAGAGCTAGTGTACGCCTTCCAGACCGGTGGCAAGTTGTATTTAATTCTAGAATACTTGAGCGGCGGCGAGCTGTTCATGCATTTAGAGCGCGAGGGAATATTTTTGGAGGACACTGCATG CTTTTACCTATGCGAAATCATTCTCGCCCTGGAGCATCTGCACAATCTGGGCATCATCTATCGGGATCTGAAGCCGGAAAATGTGCTGCTGGATGCGAAGGGCCACGTGAAGCTGACCGACTTTGGCCTGTGCAAGGAACACATCCAGGAGGGCATTGTAACGCACACGTTCTGCGGTACGATCGAGTACAT GGCACCGGAAATTCTAACGCGCAGCGGACACGGCAAAGCGGTCGATTGGTGGTCGCTCGGTGCCCTCATGTTCGACATGTTGACGGGAATG CCCCCGTTCTGTGCGGACAATCGAAAGAAGACGGTCGACGCTATACTGAAGGATAAGCTGAACATCCCGGGCTACCTGACGCCGGACTCGCGCGATCTCATCCGCCGGCTGATGAAGCGGCAAGTGTCGCAGCGCCTCGGCAGCGGGCCGACCGATGGGCAGGCGGTGCGGGCACATCCCTTCTTCAAGAACGTCAACTGGGACGATGTGGTCAAGAGAAGGCTAGATCCACCGATCAAACCAGTGCTT GCCAGTGAGGATGATGTGTCGCAGTTTGATACCAAGTTTACGAAAGAGATTCCGGTGGATTCGCCCGATGAAACAACGCTGAGTGAGAGTGTCAATCTAATCTTCCAG ggTTTCACGTACGTCGCCCCATCCGTGCTGGAGGACATGCAGTCGCGCATCACGATGCCCCGGTCGCCCCGTCGCATGCACCGCCACAACCTGcaccagcaccatcagcacAATCACCATCACGGCAgtgcgcaccaccaccaccacggtgCCGGCAGCAGTCGAATGATGGGCTCGGCCGGAGGGACAGGAGCAGCGCCGATGGAGAATGGCAGTGGGAGCAGTGGCACCTGGAAGATGGCCCCGCATCAAAACATGCACAACCATCATCCGCACGTGCATCGGGGAGGAGGTCAAATGGTGCCAccgaaccagcagcagcagcagcagcaagcgctCGGTGGCCAGCCGTCGTCCGCCCAGCAACCTCACAATCAGACGCAACCGGCTGGTGGAGCGGCCGGTGTTAGCGGTGGTCCGCCCGGTAGCCGCCCGTTCAATGCGGCCTCCATCTCGCGACGAACGCCGCCCCATCTGCAACCGTTCGCGCCGCGCCCCTCGCCACAGGACGAAATGATGGATGTGTATCCGGAAATGTCCATCTCTTAG
- the LOC121594825 gene encoding tektin-1, translating into MSEKYLRQQNLVLLPPEQPKYTTRDWNANNRRQNLFSLEQQALADRVISESDRIIDETKHTTEESKSEVDFRLRERIEDIQFRRDELQQQKKDAHIEEEALKVYKRRTIDAINTLREIAVPLCQKCIALREKRTRSDLVNDAVDRELRKELDVTEGGIALLEKVLEETVEQIRRLRATIYLIDRDLADKDRSIKIDAKNLELRPNQMEMKIYAGRVPLDPYNSTDEEWIMVTNRNIEATAKEISSAQPLRSYVDQLLRQVAEDIRTQVERTNAAFRERVAEMRYTKTKLENVHKETVRQVNELTRTVTRLEREIAEKEGYVALAQTRLANRSQRPGIELCRDNVYEGLKKELAALRGTIAKLDGSLVRSKATLRYLLNTQVMQEEEINLKTESLRIDEVDCITMRESFKFQSF; encoded by the exons ATGTCCGAAAAGTATCTTCGCCAGCAGAATCTGGTGCTGCTTCCGCCGGAGCAACCGAAGTACACGACGCGCGACTGGAATGCGAACAATCGGCGCCAGAATCTGTTCTCGCTCGAGCAGCAAGCACTGGCGGACCGTGTGATAAG CGAAAGCGATCGAATCATCGACGAGACGAAGCACACGACGGAGGAGAGCAAAAGTGAGGTCGACTTTCGGCTTCGCGAGCGCATCGAGGACATCCAGTTCCGGCGGGacgagctgcagcagcagaagaaggaCGCCCACATCGAGGAGGAAGCGCTGAAGGTGTACAAGCGGCGCACGATCGATGCGATCAACACGCTGCGGGAAATTGCGGTGCCCCTGTGCCAGAAGTGCATTGCGCTGCGGGAAAAGCGCACGCGCTCGGACCTGGTGAACGATGCGGTCGATCGGGAGCTGCGGAAGGAGCTGGACGTGACGGAGGGTGGGATCGCTTTGCTGGAGAAGGTGCTGGAGGAGACGGTGGAGCAGATCCGGCGGCTGCGGGCGACCATCTATCTGATCGACCGCGATCTGGCGGACAAGGATCGGTCGATTAAGATCGATGCGAAGAATCTGGAGCTGCGCCCGAACCAGATGGAGATGAAGATCTACGCCGGTCGAGTGCCGTTGGATCCTTa CAACTCCACGGACGAGGAATGGATCATGGTAACGAATCGAAACATTGAGGCAACGGCCAAGGAGATCAGTTCCGCCCAACCGCTGCGCTCCTACGTCGACCAGCTGCTGCGCCAGGTGGCCGAGGACATTCGCACACAGGTCGAGCGCACCAACGCCGCGTTCCGGGAGCGGGTGGCCGAAATGCGCTACACCAAAACGAAGCTCGAGAACGTGCACAAGGAAACGGTACGCCAGGTGAACGAGCTGACGCGCACCGTTACCCGGCTGGAGCGTGAGATTGCCGAGAAGGAGGGCTACGTAGCGTTGGCCCAAACACGCCTAGCGAACCGTTCCCAGCGCCCTGGCATTGAGCTCTGCCGGGACAATGTGTACGAAGGGTTGAAGAAGGAGCTGGCCGCCCTGCGCGGCACGATCGCCAAGCTGGACGGTAGTTTGGTCCGGTCGAAGGCGACCCTGCGCTACCTGCTCAACACGCAGGTGATGCAGGAGGAGGAAATCAACCTCAAAACGGAATCGCTACGCATCGACGAGGTGGACTGCATCACGATGCGCGAAAGTTTCAAATTTCAATCGTTTTAA
- the LOC121594824 gene encoding E3 ubiquitin-protein ligase Bre1, whose protein sequence is MSKRSAEEAAGGGGGGGASGTGGGAAGTGGAGGGLQPPIKKVHFEPHLIGPISTLEELDIKVLKFQNKKLAQRIEQRIRCESELRTRIEQLEKRQTQDDAVLNVVNRYWNQLNEDIRVLLQRFDAETADESENKNENEVTTSFLMQLSTWDKEELDDKLANRVQVSKRAVAKIVQVFDRLMQRNEKLMLALKGESEDGKSPALAPPDLDESLRQTYIDVMAENRNLQTQNTLLHEKFHTISLKLSEYQDMLNGKETEAAELRNQIDDLQYELEKVRCRNDKLENHLAEAIEKLKAYHQLHGGDPLSGGGSGTDSGRHASSAGGGSRGSGSMTSVAAQHLEDLQKELEEYKELSNNRLQELDKLHLQHREALKEVEKLKMDIRQLPESVIVETTEYKCLQSQFSVLYNESMQIKTLLDESRNQLQSSKNQHLRQIEMMESEELIAQKRVRSDMIQMEDVMSQIRKEYEMLRIEFEQNMAANEQTAPINHEMRHLILSLQNHNGQLKGEVQRYKKKYKDVSADNTKLRKDLEEQTGKVTALQEAQQQQQQQQQQQQQQQQQQHAESIKMENCHSMRDAGGGGGGGGGGGGGGGMSVKEESGGMLHDRDGRECGAIKEEDPNGTLNSCGGHGGTGTGSLTRSDSGEEGEMDANGIKREEMIGPDGMVVMVVKREGSSGGSNATGGGGMDGKANGPTDHHRGVKCAESDLVRDLRNQLKKALNDQKEMKLLLDMYKGVPKEQRDKVQLMASEKKKCAEIEDLKCQMKKLQESKREDRKKLADEEALRKIKQLEEQKYELQKQVQNQKQPPDSSWSSGYRPFEEEALLNEMEVTGQAFEDMQEQNSRLIQQLREKDDANFKLMSDRIKANQMHKLLREEKQLLEDQVTTRDSQIEAMHVVLRKLEEKERILQNTVTTIEKELVARQQAMEMHKRKAIESAQSAADLKLHLEKYHAQMKEAQQVVAEKTSSLEAEAYKTKRLQEELAQFRRKADRMKKIEMSGTTIDEVMLEEIREYKETLTCPSCKVKRKDAVLSKCFHVFCYDCLRTRYETRQRKCPKCNCAFGANDYHRLYLST, encoded by the exons ATGTCGAAGCGTTCGGCAGAGGAGGCGGCCGGCGGCggaggtggtggcggtgccaGCGGTACAGGTGGTGGCGCTGCTGGCACGGGCGGTGCCGGCGGCGGTTTGCAACCACCGATCAAGAAGGTACACTTCGAGCCACACCTTATCGGACCGATCTCGACGCTGGAGGAGCTGGACATCAAGGTGCTGAagttccaaaacaaaaagctggcCCAGCGCATCGAGCAGCGGATACGATGCGAGTCGGAACTGCGCACCCGGATCGAGCAGCTGGAGAAGCGCCAAACGCAGGACGACGCCGTGCTGAACGTGGTCAACCGGTACTGGAACCAGCTGAACGAAGACATCcgcgtgctgctgcagcgcttCGACGCGGAAACGGCGGACGAATCGGAAAACAAAA ATGAAAACGAAGTGACAACCTCCTTCCTGATGCAGCTATCGACCTGGGACAAGGAAGAGCTGGACGACAAGCTGGCGAACCGGGTGCAGGTGTCGAAGCGGGCCGTGGCCAAAATCGTCCAAGTGTTCGACCGGCTAATGCAGCGCAACGAGAAGCTGATGCTGGCGCTGAAGGGCGAATCGGAGGACGGCAAATCGCCGGCCCTGGCGCCGCCCGATCTGGACGAGTCCCTGCGCCAAACGTACATCGACGTGATGGCGGAGAACCGCAACCTGCAGACgcagaacacgctgctgcacGAAAAGTTCCACACGATATCGCTCAAGCTGAGCGAGTACCAGGACATGCTGAACGGCAAGGAGACGGAGGCGGCCGAGCTGCGCAACCAGATCGACGACCTGCAGTACGAGCTGGAGAAGGTACGGTGTCGGAACGACAAGCTCGAGAACCATCTCGCCGAGGCGATCGAAAAGCTGAAAGCGTACCATCAGCTGCACGGCGGCGATCCGctcagcggcggcggcagcgggaCCGACTCCGGCCGGCACGCGTCGTCGGCGGGCGGCGGGTCGCGCGGCTCCGGCTCGATGACGAGCGTGGCCGCCCAGCACCTGGAGGATCTGCAGAAGGAGCTGGAGGAGTACAAGGAACTATCGAACAACCGGTTGCAGGAGCTGGACAAGCTGCACCTGCAGCACCGGGAGGCGCTGAAGGAGGTGGAGAAGCTGAAGATGGACATCCGGCAGCTGCCCGAGTCGGTGATCGTCGAGACGACCGAGTACAAGTGCTTGCAGTCGCAGTTCTCCGTGCTGTACAACGAGTCGATGCAGATCAAGACGCTGCTGGACGAGAGCCGGAATCAGCTGCAGTCGAGCAAAAACCAGCACCTGCGCCAGATCGAGATGATGGAGAGCGAGGAGCTGATCGCGCAGAAGCGCGTCCGCAGCGACATGATCCAGATGGAGGACGTGATGTCGCAGATCCGGAAGGAGTACGAGATGCTGCGGATCGAGTTCGAGCAGAACATGGCGGCGAACGAGCAGACGGCGCCGATCAATCACGAGATGCGGCATCTCATCCTCTCGCTGCAGAACCACAACGGCCAGCTGAAGGGCGAGGTGCAGCGGTATAAGAAAAAGTACAAAGACGTGTCCGCGGACAACACGAAGCTGCGGAAGGACCTGGAGGAGCAGACGGGCAAGGTGACGGCGCTGCAGGaggcccagcagcagcagcagcagcaacagcagcagcaacagcaacagcaacagcagcagcacgccgaATCGATCAAGATGGAAAACTGCCACTCGATGCGGGACgcaggcggtggtggtggtggtggtggtggaggtggtggcggtggcggtatGTCCGTGAAGGAAGAGTCGGGCGGTATGCTGCACGACCGGGACGGCCGGGAGTGTGGTGCGATCAAGGAGGAGGACCCGAACGGAACGCTCAACTCGTGCGGCGGGCACGgcggcaccggcaccggctcGCTGACGAGGTCGGATTCGGGCGAGGAGGGCGAAATGGACGCGAACGGCATCAAGCGGGAGGAGATGATCGGCCCGGACGGGATGGTCGTGATGGTGGTGAAAAGGGAAGGATCGTCCGGCGGCTCGAATGCaacgggcggcggcggcatggACGGGAAGGCGAACGGGCCGACGGACCACCATCGGGGCGTGAAGTGTGCCGAGTCGGACCTGGTGCGCGATCTGCGCAACCAGCTGAAGAAAGCTTTAAACGATCAGAAAGAGATGAAGCTACTGCTGGACATGTACAAGGGCGTGCCGAAGGAGCAGCGGGACAAGGTACAGCTGATGGCGTCCGAGAAGAAGAAGTGCGCCGAAATCGAGGACCTCAAGTGTCAGATGAAGAAGCTGCAGGAGAGCAAACGGGAGGACCGGAAGAAGCTGGCGGACGAGGAGGCGCTCCGGAAGATCAAGCAGCTGGAGGAGCAGAAGTACGAGCTGCAGAAGCAGGTCCAGAACCAGAAGCAGCCACCGGACAGTAGCTGGAGCAGCGGCTATCGACCATTT GAAGAAGAGGCTCTCCTAAACGAGATGGAAGTGACGGGACAAGCGTTCGAGGACATGCAGGAGCAAAACTCAAGACTGATACAGCAGTTGCGCGAGAAGGACGATGCAAACTTTAAGCTCATGTCCGATCGAATCAAGGCCAATCAGATGCACAAGCTGCTCAGGGAGGAAAAGCAACTGCTGGAAGATCAG GTAACGACGCGCGACAGTCAAATCGAGGCGATGCACGTCGTGTTACGAAAGCTCGAGGAGAAGGAGCGCATCCTGCAAAACACGGTGACGACGATCGAGAAGGAGCTGGTCGCCCGCCAGCAGGCGATGGAGATGCACAAGCGCAAAGCAATCGAGTCGGCCCAGTCGGCGGCCGATCTGAAGCTGCACCTCGAAAAGTACCACGCCCAGATGAAGGAGGCCCAGCAGGTGGTGGCGGAAAAGACGAGCTCGCTCGAGGCGGAAGCGTACAAGACGAAGCGGCTGCAGGAGGAGCTCGCCCAGTTCCGGCGCAAGGCGGACCGGATGAAGAAGATCGAAATGTCCGGCACGACGATCGACGAGGTGATGCTGGAGGAGATCCGCGAGTACAAGGAAACGCTCACCTGCCCGTCCTGCAAGGTGAAACGAAAGGACGCGGTACTGTCCAAGTGTTTCCACGTGTTTTGCTACGACTGTCTGCGGACGCGGTACGAGACGCGCCAGCGAAAGTGCCCCAAGTGCAACTGTGCGTTCGGGGCGAACGACTACCACCGGCTCTACCTGTCGACGTAA